A single genomic interval of Oncorhynchus mykiss isolate Arlee chromosome 13, USDA_OmykA_1.1, whole genome shotgun sequence harbors:
- the LOC110486159 gene encoding proline-rich protein 15-like protein A, with the protein MADPSPGWWKLTFLRKKKSEPKVLYEIPAEHGSNTTPHSGAPGPVEGNTEDSQLNARLERIVDKTATKGRHVKVSHSGRFKEKKKIRATLAETPDLFPGHKPSDKNL; encoded by the coding sequence aTGGCTGACCCATCGCCTGGCTGGTGGAAGCTGACCTTCCTACGTAAGAAGAAGTCAGAGCCCAAGGTTCTGTACGAGATCCCAGCGGAGCACGGCAGCAATACCACACCCCACAGTGGAGCCCCCGGTCCAGTAGAGGGCAACACAGAGGACAGCCAATTGAACGCCCGTCTGGAGAGGATAGTGGATAAGACGGCCACCAAGGGACGCCATGTCAAAGTGTCCCACTCGGGACGTTttaaagagaagaagaagatcaGGGCCACGTTAGCAGAAACGCCCGATCTGTTCCCTGGTCACAAGCCTAGCGACAAGAACCTCTGA